A genomic segment from Aspergillus puulaauensis MK2 DNA, chromosome 1, nearly complete sequence encodes:
- a CDS encoding putative C6 finger domain protein (COG:S;~EggNog:ENOG410PQE0;~InterPro:IPR036864,IPR001138;~PFAM:PF00172;~go_function: GO:0000981 - DNA-binding transcription factor activity, RNA polymerase II-specific [Evidence IEA];~go_function: GO:0008270 - zinc ion binding [Evidence IEA];~go_process: GO:0006355 - regulation of transcription, DNA-templated [Evidence IEA]) — protein MSAAVECMTSVTISQTAVMDPSTADKKRNKLGYHRTSVACVHCRRRKIRCLVAADDPQGRCENCIRLRKECQFFPVDQQPPIEKKSRPSSRIETISADVSTASSSPPTATGEQTDAYYPYQPMPLSAGPEVASFSAAGYPANPMAHFPPDATAPMDPSVPWDEFTTLPSDPQMLATMSAAGKQMVNMPPHVWSQPGTPMAAMPPNPSLPGAPTVPSQSQSLSPASPYTVQPDGSVWQMTPTRSMTFPAQQNMTAPYGSPTGFAQPIPADLKRRVTSPGQGYHTGPMNPQSPPADLQGTPVSVSYAAQPTSMGYPSAWQDVNGLSQVNMVQYPVYTDATTQQAAFGSPPMGHPGQHQ, from the exons ATGTCCGCGGCTGTCGAGTGTATGACATCGGTTACCATATCACAGACTGCCGTCATGGACCCCTCTACCGCCGACAAGAAGCGCAACAAGCTAGGATACCATCGTACATCTGTCGCATGCG TCCATTGTCGACGGCGCAAAATCCGGTGTCTCGTAGCAGCAGACGACCCCCAAGGGCGATGCGAAAACTGCATTCGGCTGCGAAAAGAATGCCAGTTCTTCCCCGTGGACCAGCAGCCACCTATCGAGAAGAAATCTCGTCCCAGTTCTCGCATTGAGACGATCTCAGCAGATGTTTCCAcggcttcatcttcgccTCCGACGGCTACTGGTGAGCAAACAGATGCCTATTATCCTTACCAACCCATGCCCTTGAGTGCCGGCCCAGAGGTAGCATCCTTCAGTGCTGCGGGCTATCCTGCGAATCCGATGGCACATTTTCCACCAG ATGCGACAGCGCCGATGGATCCGTCCGTTCCCTGGGACGAGTTTACTACCCTCCCATCAGACCCCCAGATGCTGGCAACAATGTCCGCAGCAGGGAAACAAATGGTCAACATGCCTCCACATGTATGGAGTCAACCGGGAACTCCCATGGCCGCCATGCCGCCAAACCCTTCGCTACCCGGAGCACCAACCGTGCCATCACAATCGCAGTCTCTCAGTCCCGCTTCCCCGTATACCGTTCAACCCGATGGATCAGTCTGGCAAATGACCCCGACGCGATCAATGACGTTCCCCGCACAACAGAACATGACTGCGCCGTATGGTAGTCCCACTGGATTCGCGCAACCAATCCCCGCCGATCTCAAGCGCAGAGTGACAAGCCCTGGTCAAGGCTATCATACCGGTCCTATGAACCCGCAGAGTCCCCCGGCCGACCTCCAAGGTACGCCGGTATCGGTCTCATACGCTGCCCAGCCCACCTCAATGGGTTACCCTAGTGCGTGGCAGGACGTAAACGGGTTGTCACAGGTGAACATGGTTCAATACCCTGTCTACACAGATGCAACGACGCAACAGGCCGCGTTTGGCAGTCCCCCGATGGGGCACCCCGGCCAACATCAATAA
- a CDS encoding uncharacterized protein (COG:K;~EggNog:ENOG410PS1G;~InterPro:IPR000679,IPR013088,IPR013860,IPR011420, IPR039355;~PFAM:PF07573,PF00320,PF08550;~go_component: GO:0005634 - nucleus [Evidence IEA];~go_function: GO:0003677 - DNA binding [Evidence IEA];~go_function: GO:0003700 - DNA-binding transcription factor activity [Evidence IEA];~go_function: GO:0008270 - zinc ion binding [Evidence IEA];~go_function: GO:0043565 - sequence-specific DNA binding [Evidence IEA];~go_process: GO:0006355 - regulation of transcription, DNA-templated [Evidence IEA];~go_process: GO:0006357 - regulation of transcription by RNA polymerase II [Evidence IEA];~go_process: GO:0042128 - nitrate assimilation [Evidence IEA]) → MSGLTLGGGSGGRVRPTQAAAAGFPATHNFADFDRSSSRAPSSGRNPNFVSHHFAAPSQLSDDFSLGSPSDSAQVPDSLLGDSLFPEWRADTPKGIDGPDEMQRRDPLATQIWKLYSRTKAQLPNQERMENLTWRMMTLSLRRQERERAQQQARLSSLNSPVPAMSGIAQLRLSDRASDTPTNAADTLSDPMNLDDFIIPFSPPDHPSPPTTRPSEPTRGAIPIKTRRDQPESEATPVPASFPHPPQDQRRDSEFGYVPRRVRKTSIDERQFFNLQIPSRKRPAESSPHVPPLSNSLLAHDPDFAHAVPEYALDSSHGFALHNQMNAQNLASAHSHHTSPSMAFALDSFNLGDDPILSSAGPYQQQFTFPPSDSPMTSGNPFANLYAQTPIASSLNSTDFFSPPPSGYQSTASTPQPGYDGEHSKYFDMPADTRTQRRVPNYVAQRSSNLSASLQPRYMYNQGNSSQDVSHQTGQLNNQSSSMRSPAFSIPQHVDPNQVLNPNDFNGNNSAMFAFGADSDNEDEDDGNQFTSGGLAMPAELGDETMGDLNGSMPWDTSYPSSFQSLPGFTAQHRKHVTIGSTDMIDTPGEWNQSGSLGRTHGSVASVSEVRNRDQDPRRQKIARTASTPNTAQLLRQSMASAQTSHTSPNTPPESGLSSAAPSRPASPGGTKNGEPSGPTTCTNCFTQTTPLWRRNPEGQPLCNACGLFLKLHGVVRPLSLKTDVIKKRNRNSANTIAVGSSRVSKKSSRKNSVQQLPQSLPISSRTQNNTASESPPAMPGNSSNRGPGVVPIAAAPPKSNPTTTSPGTPNARAAVPVAPKRQRRLERASEADAADDVSRSSNSSGGRSKVVPLAPAMPPAAVNPANHSIAAGQGASQEWEWLTMSL, encoded by the exons ATGTCTGGGTTGACTCTCGGGGGAGGTTCTGGTGGCCGTGTGCGACCGACACAagccgccgctgctggcttTCCCGCTACGCATAATTTCGCCGACTTTGATCGCTCGTCCTCGAGAGCTCCCTCTTCCGGCCGCAATCCCAACTTCGTTTCCCATCATTTTGCTGCGCCGTCGCAACTCTCTGACGATTTCTCGCTCGGGTCGCCGTCGGACTCGGCCCAGGTCCCTGACAGCCTGCTCGGAGACTCATTATTTCCGGAATGGAGGGCTGATACTCCGAAAGGGATCGACGGTCCTGATGAGATGCAGAGGAGGGATCCGTTAGCGACTCAGATATGGAAGCTTTATTCTCGAACCAAAGCTCAGTTGCCCAACCAGGAGCGCATGGAAAATTTGACGTGGCGGATGATGACTCTGAGTTTAAGGCGTCAGGAAAGGGAACGCGCCCAGCAACAGGCTCG TCTCTCCAGCCTGAATAGTCCTGTTCCGGCCATGAGTGGTATTGCTCAGCTCCGTCTATCCGATCGTGCCTCTGATACCCCGACCAATGCTGCGGACACACTCTCCGATCCCATGAACCTTGACGATTTCATCATTCCGTTCTCTCCTCCCGACCacccctctcctccaaccaCGAGACCTTCCGAGCCAACGCGTGGCGCTATCCCTATCAAGACTCGTAGGGATCAACCCGAGTCTGAGGCCACTCCCGTACCTGCATCGTTCCCCCACCCCCCTCAGGACCAGCGGAGGGATAGTGAGTTTGGTTATGTGCCGCGCAGAGTTCGCAAGACGAGCATCGACGAGCGTCAGTTCTTCAACCTGCAGATTCCTTCTCGCAAGCGGCCGGCGGAGTCGTCTCCTCACGTGCCACCCTTGTCCAACAGTCTGTTGGCTCATGACCCGGATTTTGCGCATGCTGTGCCGGAGTATGCCTTGGACTCTTCGCACGGATTTGCTCTACATAACCAGATGAATGCTCAGAATCTCGCTAGCGCTCACAGCCACCACACTTCTCCATCTATGGCGTTTGCGCTGGATAGTTTCAACCTCGGCGATGATCCCATTCTTTCATCTGCAGGGCCCTATCAACAGCAATTTACCTTTCCGCCGAGCGATTCGCCAATGACTAGTGGAAATCCCTTTGCCAACCTCTATGCTCAGACTCCGATCGCCTCGTCGTTGAACTCAACcgacttcttctctcctccgccttcTGGATACCAGTCCACTGCGTCGACTCCACAACCTGGCTACGATGGCGAACATTCCAAGTACTTCGATATGCCTGCCGATACGCGGACGCAACGCAGAGTTCCCAACTATGTTGCTCAGCGGTCGTCAAACCTTTCTGCGTCACTGCAACCCCGATATATGTATAACCAAGGAAACTCGTCCCAGGATGTTTCACATCAAACTGGGCAATTGAACAATCAGTCGTCCTCGATGCGATCTCCGGCGTTCTCGATTCCCCAGCATGTTGATCCAAATCAAGTGTTGAATCCGAACGACTTCAATGGGAACAACTCTGCTATGTTCGCCTTTGGTGCAGACTCTGAtaacgaggatgaggatgacggaAACCAATTCACAAGTGGTGGATTGGCGATGCCCGCTGAACTCGGCGACGAAACCATGGGTGATCTGAATGGCAGTATGCCGTGGGATACATCCTACCCCAGTTCATTCCAATCGCTCCCTGGTTTTACCGCCCAGCATCGAAAGCATGTCACTATCGGGTCTACCGATATGATAGATACCCCCGGAGAGTGGAACCAGAGTGGGAGCTTGGGTCGAACTCATGGATCGGTTGCGTCCGTCAGTGAAGTTCGCAATCGGGATCAGGATCCACGACGACAAAAGATTGCTCGCACAGCATCCACTCCAAACACGGCCCAGCTGCTACGCCAGAGCATGGCATCGGCGCAGACCTCGCATACCTCCCCCAACACTCCACCCGAGTCGGGTCTGAGCAGTGCTGCCCCATCCCGCCCGGCTAGTCCAGGTGGGACCAAGAATGGTGAGCCAAGCGGTCCAACCACATGTACCAACTGTTTCACGCAAACTACACCACTCTGGCGGCGTAACCCAGAAGGCCAGCCATTGTGCAATGCATGTGGTTTATTCCTCAAGTTGCATGGCGTGGTACGACCGCTATCGCTCAAGACCGACGTGATCAAAAAACGTAACCGCAACAGTGCCAATACCATTGCTGTTGGGTCCTCGCGGGTATCCAAGAAATCGTCGCGCAAGAACTCGGTTCAACAATTGCCTCAATCCCTGCCAATCTCCAGTCGAACTCAAAACAACACGGCGTCCGAGTCTCCTCCCGCAATGCCCGGTAACTCATCCAATCGAGGGCCCGGTGTCGTTCCTATTGCGGCTGCGCCGCCTAAATCTAACCCGACGACTACGTCTCCGGGCACGCCTAATGCTCGCGCGGCGGTCCCAGTAGCGCCAAAACGCCAGCGTCGCTTAGAGAGGGCTTCTGAGGCTGATGCAGCTGATGATGTCAGTCGGTCAAGCAACTCGTCTGGTGGAAGATCCAAGGTTGTTCCGCTGGCTCCGGCCatgcctccagcagcagtTAACCCCGCCAACCATAGCATTGCTGCCGGTCAAGGAGCGAGCCAAGAGTGGGAGTGGTTGACTATGAGTTTGTAG
- a CDS encoding uncharacterized protein (COG:F,H;~EggNog:ENOG410PI1W;~InterPro:IPR038271,IPR001248;~PFAM:PF02133;~TransMembrane:12 (i54-73o79-101i113-135o173-189i196-217o237-255i275-302o322-342i363-381o387-407i438-458o478-496i);~go_component: GO:0016020 - membrane [Evidence IEA];~go_function: GO:0022857 - transmembrane transporter activity [Evidence IEA];~go_process: GO:0055085 - transmembrane transport [Evidence IEA]) has translation MKLRRPQLRLRVAQSQSAFAGGNARWTNLDLDPVPRAGRLWGPLSFLSYWISDAFNAATWQFASSIIAVGLSWRESLGIVALSFFIISFVIAANGAVGSIYHIPFPVIARASWGFWGSYISILSRVILAVFWFAIQNVNGANAVKAIIGAIWPSFLTMRNAIPEDQGIESNTMVAYLIFFVVQFPFLYMHPNKARWLFVVKSIIVPIAWIAIFIWALVVEGPGRIFDQKPSVQGSQYSWVFLASMTSVLGNYATLSVNQSDFSRYSRVSPKWQLLYIPLLPIIFTFISFIGIVASSAGWTRYSTPSIPWDPLVLISYWPSRAARFFAAFSFALASLGVNISANSISAANDLMALLPQYVNLRRGQIICGMLSWALVPWKILASAGNFLNFMSAYAVFLGPIAAIMLWDFWLVKEMKYDTLALYQPENPVYRYGSRWLVNWRAVVAFLAGVVPSLPGLIHSVNERIEVGKGIHPYQFGWLLGFVGTSVVYVSLSWAFPVEEALVDRAVLADEVYEAREVDGLEGGEEVNIGIEDGGKEKGFGV, from the exons ATGAAGCTCCGTCGCCCTCAACTCCGTCTCCGCGTCGCGCAATCACAGTCTGCATTTGCCGGGGGCAATGCGCGCTGGACGAATCTCGACCTGGACCCTGTTCCCCGCGCCGGCCGACTCTGGGGTCCTCTTAGCTTCCTCT CATACTGGATCTCTGACGCCTTCAACGCCGCGACCTGGCAGTTTGCATCGAgcatcatcgccgtcggcCTCTCCTGGCGCGAATCGCTCGGCATCGTCGCCCTCTCGTTCTTCATCATATCCTTCGTCATCGCTGCCAACGGTGCTGTCGGCTCAATATACCATATCCCCTTCCCCGTCATCGCCCGCGCAAGCTGGGGCTTCTGGGGCTCGTACATCTCCATCCTATCACGCGTgatcctcgccgtcttctGGTTCGCGATCCAGAACGTCAACGGCGCAAATGCCGTCAAGGCGATTATTGGCGCGATCTGGCCGTCGTTTTTGACGATGCGCAATGCGATCCCTGAAGACCAGGGAATCGAGTCTAATACGATGGTTGCGTACTTGATTTTCTTCGTTGTGCAGTTCCCGTTCCTTTACATGCATCCGAACAAGGCGCGCTGGCTCTTCGTTGTGAAGAGTATTATTGTCCCCATTGCCTGGATTGCGATCTTTATTTGGGCGCTTGTCGTTGAAGGGCCCGGACGGATTTTTGATCAGAAGCCCTCTGTCCAGGGGAGTCAGTACTCTTGGGTGTTTTTGGCTAGTATGACCTCTGTGCTGGGGAATTATGCTACTCTTAGCGTTAACCAG TCCGACTTCTCTCGCTATTCCCGCGTCTCCCCCAAATGGCAACTGCTCTAcattcccctcctccctaTAATATTCACCTTCATTTCCTTCATCGGCATCGTCGCCTCCTCCGCGGGCTGGACGCGCTACTCAACCCCCTCTATTCCCTGGGACCCCCTGGTGCTAATAAGCTACTGGCCCAGCCGCGCCGCAcgcttcttcgccgccttctccttcgccctCGCCTCTCTCGGCGTAAACATCAGCGCGAattccatctccgccgcgaACGACCTTATGGCCCTGCTACCGCAGTACGTGAACCTCCGGCGCGGCCAGATTATTTGCGGCATGCTGAGCTGGGCGCTTGTACCCTGGAAGATCCTTGCATCGGCTGGAAACTTCCTGAACTTCATGTCTGCGTATGCGGTCTTCCTCGGCCCCATTGCGGCGATCATGCTCTGGGATTTCTGGCTGGTGAAGGAGATGAAATATGATACGCTTGCGCTGTATCAGCCTGAGAATCCGGTGTATCGGTATGGGAGTAGGTGGCTGGTGAATTGGCGAGCGGTCGTGGCGTTCCTCGCTGGTGTTGTTCCCTCCTTGCCTGGGCTGATTCATTCTGTTAATGAGCGGATTGAGGTGGGCAAGGGCATTCATCCGTATCAGTTTGGGTGGTTGCTGGGGTTTGTCGGGACGAGTGTGGTCTATGTCTCCCTGTCGTGGGCGTTTCCGGTGGAAGAGGCGTTGGTGGATAGGGCGGTTTTGGCGGATGAGGTTTACGAGGCTAGGGAGGTGGACGGTCTAGAGGGTGGAGAGGAGGTTAATATTGGGATTGAGGATgggggaaaagagaagggaTTTGGAGTTTGA
- the IPI1 gene encoding IPI1/TEX10 family protein (COG:S;~EggNog:ENOG410PJ2X;~InterPro:IPR024679,IPR016024,IPR037947;~PFAM:PF12333), protein MGASTKRKKEKQQDFHKPKLKVGKAKAKPDNFTDTSFKSKSITLNQQSLTLSAPSTTSQFTHHLSLLSSKSDPQRRDSLAHLTTSIQSKPTSSPLPHPVSVILPPLLPLILDSNSAVRGNLLKLLRVLPEHDVRDHVTQLMPYIRAGMTHLAAEVRLSSVEILGWLLSVAGEEVVGVAGGWVKTLNCFLSVLGWHVQAADSKWTSAKPIPSGSGSGPGSGSGAKSSFGKAGAKGRPQVRFLAVLAEFLDAGIGSADSSMEDGDDENRYQFGGEAAFPIVQFQSQMIPSSVAAPYLYLNLFGAPRDEEGEMYETREDRWRVFESRGFLAAVERGVEGARSEGGEVGRASAGVRKVLAEAKSGL, encoded by the exons ATGGGCGCTAGCACCaagagaaagaaggagaagcagcaggactTCCAT AAACCAAAACTCAAGGTCGGCAAGGCAAAGGCCAAGCCAGACAATTTCACGGACACAAGTTTCAAATCTAAAT CAATAACGCTAAACCAACAATCTCTAACCCTAAGCgccccctccaccacctcccaATTCACCCACCACCTCTCCCTGCTATCCTCAAAATCAGACCCCCAACGCCGCGACTCCCTAGCCCATCTCACCACCTCAATCCAATCAAaaccaacttcctcccccctcccccaccCCGTAAGTGTCATCCTCccccctctcctccccctcatcctcgactcCAACTCAGCAGTACGAGGAaacctcctcaaactcctgCGCGTGCTACCCGAGCACGACGTCCGCGACCACGTCACACAGCTCATGCCGTACATCCGCGCCGGGATGACACATCTCGCAGCCGAGGTGCGGCTCAGCAGCGTGGAGATCCTGGGGTGGTTGCTTTCCGTtgcgggcgaggaggtcgtgGGTGTTGCGGGTGGCTGGGTGAAGACGCTGAATTGCTTCCTGTCTGTGTTGGGATGGCATGTTCAAGCGGCGGATTCGAAATGGACTTCCGCCAAGCCGATCCcctctggttctggctcgGGACCTGGCTCTGGGTCAGGTGCGAAATCGTCATTCGGGAAGGCCGGTGCGAAGGGTCGACCGCAGGTGCGGTTTTTGGCTGTCCTTGCGGAGTTTCTGGATGCGGGGATTGGATCGGCGGATTCGTCTATGGAGGATGGGGACGATGAGAATCGGTATCAGTTTGGTGGCGAAGCGGCGTTCCCTATTGTGCAGTTCCAGTCGCAGATGATACCGAGCTCTGTGGCGGCGCCGTATCTGTACCTGAATCTGTTTGGGGCGCCgcgggatgaggagggggagatgtATGAGACGAGGGAGGATCGGTGGAGGGTGTTTGAGAGTAGGGGGTTTTTGGCTGCTGTGGAGAGAGGCGTTGAGGGGGCGAGGAGCGAGGGGGGTGAAGTTGGGAGGGCGAGTGCTGGGGTTAGGAAGGTGTTGGCTGAGGCAAAATCTGGGCTGTAG
- a CDS encoding uncharacterized protein (TransMembrane:2 (i36-54o60-83i)) gives MRPSAKLKQTLEASVVLREACTRQHLHLLQFRCNSLFELSISPMLALAPFLLLLEEPWDMQPLLCLAPGYQVILVPASVQHLLSRTCNRPRRGARCCLMGTNELSESVGGPSKV, from the coding sequence ATGCGGCCTAGCGCCAAGCTGAAACAGACCCTCGAGGCATCGGTGGTCCTTCGAGAAGCCTGCACTCGTCAGCATCTCCACCTGCTGCAATTCCGATGCAATTCGTTATTCGAGCTCTCCATTTCTCCAATGCTGGCCCTGGCCCCATTCTTGTTATTATTGGAAGAACCCTGGGACATGCAACCGCTGCTGTGTCTTGCACCTGGGTATCAAGTTATTCTTGTACCTGCTTCCGTCCAACACCTACTGAGTCGTACGTGCAACCGGCCACGCCGCGGTGCGCGATGCTGTCTGATGGGGACTAACGAGCTGTCAGAAAGTGTCGGTGGACCCAGCAAGGTTTAA
- a CDS encoding uncharacterized protein (COG:S;~EggNog:ENOG410PQC9;~InterPro:IPR012349;~PFAM:PF13883;~SECRETED:SignalP(1-25)) → MAPSPVAKLVYGLSVLGALSQGILATPLTSFNIEVSGQAVMAESQDSSPYVPTEEGDFISVDPGSAEEMEESSILPPSWWTSTLMARRLLALSKSGVISTIFPDPLPPRSHAPESVAGQSISLKEYFADCDEALPSDTGNGGDGNPTFLALRVATTFRNTAAGSNVSLSIDWWDHLNNTKPVFPGFPLSEAGLPRVTLFGYIESFETPVPSDTEAALRACYVAAHPDSKVWLPGRIGSPHSSYWAKMVVTHVYWIGGFGGFQQIGWMNVTEWNGIRRKGSLPGVGDGRGWEDVRLPGEI, encoded by the coding sequence ATGGCACCTTCCCCGGTCGCGAAGCTGGTCTACGGCCTCTCTGTGCTTGGAGCTCTGTCTCAAGGAATCCTTGCAACACCTTTGACCTCCTTCAATATTGAAGTGTCCGGTCAAGCCGTGATGGCGGAATCCCAGGACTCGTCGCCATACGTTCCGACCGAAGAGGGCGATTTTATCTCCGTGGACCCCGGCtctgcggaggagatggaggagtcgTCCATCCTACCACCTTCATGGTGGACCTCTACTTTAATGGCCCGGCGACTCCTTGCTCTCTCTAAGTCTGGCGTCATCTCAACCATTTTCCCGGACCCTTTGCCGCCCCGAAGCCACGCCCCAGAAAGCGTTGCTGGCCAGTCCATCAGTCTGAAAGAATACTTTGCCGACTGCGACGAAGCGCTGCCCTCCGACACTGGCaatggaggagatggaaacCCGACCTTTCTCGCCCTCCGCGTTGCAACCACCTTCCGTAACACTGCTGCTGGATCAAATGTCAGTCTTTCTATCGACTGGTGGGATCACCTGAACAACACTAAGCCTGTGTTCCCGGGTTTCCCGCTCAGCGAGGCCGGTCTCCCTCGCGTCACGCTGTTTGGGTACATCGAGTCGTTTGAGACGCCTGTGCCGTCGGACACGGAGGcggcgctgcgggcttgCTATGTGGCTGCCCACCCCGACTCGAAGGTCTGGCTCCCCGGACGGATTGGGTCGCCGCACTCGAGCTACTGGGCCAAGATGGTGGTCACGCATGTGTACTGGATTGGAGGCTTTGGTGGATTCCAGCAGATTGGATGGATGAATGTGACGGAGTGGAACGGGATTCGGCGCAAGGGGAGCCTGCCGGGGGTTGGCGATGGGAGGGGATGGGAGGATGTTCGGCTTCCGGGGGAAATTTAA